In Vibrio lentus, a single genomic region encodes these proteins:
- a CDS encoding N-acetylglucosamine kinase, which yields MTLYYVGIDGGGTSCRARIRDDQGKLIGEAKSGSANILLGVDVAMNSIIDAITKAAQQSQLDSKHLSNMHVGLALAGAEQKSAWIDFMAQAHPFASMTLNTDAYGACIGAHNGQDGAIMIGGTGSCGIYLNNGEQHVVGGREFPISDQGGGAVMGLRLIQQVLLAEDGIRNKTPLTQHVMNHFNNDVDAIVAWSKRAIPKDYGQFSPVIFQLANEGDELAIEMLKQTAADIEMFVLALHRKGADKVCLMGSIAERILNWLSPPVQQWIVEPQFDAIEGALMFAGKPQHNLYQQA from the coding sequence ATGACTCTTTACTACGTAGGTATTGATGGTGGAGGCACTTCTTGCCGAGCTCGAATTAGAGATGACCAAGGCAAACTGATTGGTGAAGCTAAGAGCGGCAGTGCCAACATCCTATTGGGCGTTGATGTTGCGATGAACTCTATTATTGATGCCATCACCAAAGCCGCACAACAAAGCCAACTCGACTCAAAGCATTTATCAAACATGCATGTTGGGTTAGCTCTGGCTGGCGCAGAGCAAAAATCAGCATGGATCGACTTCATGGCGCAAGCTCATCCTTTCGCAAGCATGACACTAAATACCGACGCTTACGGCGCTTGCATTGGTGCTCACAATGGCCAAGACGGTGCAATTATGATCGGGGGTACGGGTTCATGCGGTATCTACTTAAACAATGGCGAGCAACATGTTGTTGGCGGTCGTGAATTCCCAATTTCAGACCAAGGCGGCGGCGCAGTGATGGGCCTTCGTTTAATTCAGCAAGTTCTACTCGCTGAAGATGGTATTCGTAACAAAACTCCTCTGACTCAACATGTTATGAATCATTTCAATAATGATGTTGATGCGATTGTGGCGTGGTCGAAAAGGGCAATTCCAAAAGATTACGGTCAATTTTCTCCAGTCATTTTTCAATTGGCGAATGAAGGAGATGAACTGGCTATCGAGATGCTTAAGCAGACTGCAGCCGATATCGAAATGTTTGTATTAGCGCTGCATCGAAAAGGCGCTGACAAGGTGTGCTTAATGGGAAGTATCGCTGAGCGTATTCTCAACTGGCTATCGCCACCAGTACAACAATGGATCGTTGAACCTCAATTTGACGCTATTGAAGGCGCATTGATGTTTGCCGGAAAACCACAACACAACTTGTATCAACAGGCTTAG
- a CDS encoding beta-N-acetylhexosaminidase: MNYRIDLAVLSEQKNNCRFGLTVHNLSDLDVKDWSLHFAFDRFILPESLSQGELTQVGSYCSFKPSSPVLKANNHYYLEFSIQSAPFRFYSDGLNDAFIQSHHQGETSVLPVAISPIVLASPYRERNQIPEVSAAEVALIPQPNQIELKQGSFALSCEPKIEIQSHLADKAASWLQQELLSTFEISLSNKPSTELSKGESGDILFRSNPTLDEAEYKLTVTAQQIMVESGSQSGFTHAVASLIQLVQQLDAESFSVPCCKIADQPRFKYRGMMLDCARHFHSVEQVKRLINQLAHYKFNVFHWHLTDDEGWRIEIKSLPQLTEIGAWRGPDHALEPQYTHLAENYGGFYTQQQIREVIEYAEQRSITVIPEIDIPGHCRAAIKSLPEMLVEQADTTQYKSIQHYNDNVLNPGLPGTYQFLDAVIEEVAELFPSELIHMGADEVPPGVWTNSPAAQALMKEHHYQDSKDLQGHLFRYAENKLKQLGKRMVGWEEAQHGDKVSKETIIYSWLSEEAAVNCARQGFDVVLQPAQFTYLDMTQDYAPEEPGVDWAAVIPLEQAYTYEALAEISDTDPIRKRIRGIQCALWCEIVTNQKRMDYMVFPRISALAEGCWTHKNNRNWLDYLSRLKGHLPLLDRLNVDYRNPWKAQ; this comes from the coding sequence ATGAATTATCGCATCGACTTAGCTGTTCTTTCTGAACAAAAAAATAACTGCCGATTTGGCCTTACGGTACATAACTTAAGTGACCTCGACGTAAAAGATTGGTCACTGCACTTTGCCTTTGACCGATTCATCCTTCCTGAGAGTCTATCGCAAGGTGAACTGACTCAAGTTGGAAGCTACTGCTCGTTCAAACCAAGTTCGCCGGTGTTAAAGGCCAATAACCATTACTACCTCGAATTCAGTATTCAAAGCGCCCCATTCCGCTTCTATTCGGATGGCTTGAATGATGCCTTTATCCAATCACATCACCAAGGAGAAACGTCGGTACTGCCTGTCGCAATATCACCGATTGTTCTGGCTTCACCATATCGTGAACGCAATCAAATTCCTGAAGTGAGCGCAGCTGAAGTGGCATTGATTCCTCAGCCGAATCAGATCGAACTCAAGCAAGGTAGCTTCGCACTAAGCTGTGAACCCAAGATTGAGATTCAATCCCACCTTGCTGATAAAGCAGCGTCTTGGCTTCAACAAGAATTGCTTTCTACCTTCGAAATATCTCTTTCGAATAAGCCTTCAACTGAACTTTCAAAAGGCGAAAGCGGCGACATTCTATTTCGCAGCAATCCGACTTTAGACGAAGCCGAGTACAAGCTCACCGTCACAGCACAACAGATAATGGTTGAATCAGGCAGCCAGTCTGGCTTCACACACGCCGTGGCAAGCTTGATTCAATTGGTACAACAACTGGATGCCGAGAGCTTCTCTGTACCATGTTGCAAAATCGCCGATCAACCTCGTTTCAAGTACCGCGGTATGATGTTGGACTGCGCTCGTCACTTCCACTCGGTAGAGCAAGTGAAGCGTCTAATCAACCAATTGGCGCACTACAAGTTCAACGTATTTCATTGGCACCTAACTGACGATGAGGGTTGGAGAATTGAGATTAAGAGCCTGCCTCAGCTGACTGAAATCGGCGCTTGGCGCGGCCCTGACCATGCATTAGAGCCACAATACACGCACCTTGCTGAAAACTATGGCGGCTTCTACACGCAGCAACAAATTCGTGAAGTGATTGAATACGCAGAGCAACGCAGCATCACGGTGATCCCAGAGATCGATATCCCAGGGCACTGTCGCGCTGCGATTAAGTCACTGCCAGAGATGCTGGTAGAGCAAGCCGACACCACTCAATACAAGAGTATTCAGCACTACAACGACAACGTGCTAAACCCAGGCTTGCCAGGTACTTACCAATTCTTAGATGCGGTTATTGAAGAAGTCGCAGAGCTATTCCCTAGCGAATTGATTCACATGGGCGCAGATGAAGTACCACCGGGCGTGTGGACTAACAGCCCTGCTGCTCAAGCACTGATGAAAGAGCACCATTACCAAGACAGCAAAGACTTGCAAGGTCACCTATTCCGCTATGCCGAAAACAAACTCAAGCAGTTAGGCAAGCGCATGGTGGGCTGGGAAGAAGCACAACACGGCGACAAAGTCAGTAAAGAGACCATCATCTACTCGTGGCTCAGTGAAGAAGCAGCAGTGAATTGCGCTCGCCAAGGCTTTGATGTAGTGCTGCAACCAGCACAGTTTACCTATCTCGACATGACCCAAGATTATGCACCGGAAGAACCGGGCGTCGATTGGGCTGCCGTTATCCCATTAGAACAAGCTTATACCTACGAAGCGCTTGCTGAGATATCCGACACCGACCCAATTCGTAAGCGGATCCGCGGAATTCAGTGTGCTCTATGGTGTGAGATCGTCACCAATCAAAAGCGTATGGATTACATGGTATTTCCAAGAATTAGCGCTTTAGCTGAAGGATGTTGGACACATAAAAACAACCGAAACTGGCTAGATTACCTATCTCGCCTAAAGGGCCACCTGCCATTACTCGACAGACTCAATGTTGATTATCGCAACCCTTGGAAAGCTCAATAA
- a CDS encoding GH36-type glycosyl hydrolase domain-containing protein has translation MKYGYFDNDNREYVITRPDVPAPWTNYLGTEKFCTVISHNAGGYSFYNSPEYNRVTKFRPNGTFDRPGHYVYLRDDETGDYWSISWQPVAKSLDEANYEVRHGLSYSKFKCEYSGITATKTLFVPKGEDAEVWDVVLKNNTDKPRTISTFSFVEFSFSHIQSDNQNHQMSLYSAGTSYQEGVLEYDLYYNTNDFEGFYYLASTFSPDSYDGQRDNFLGMYRDEANPIAVENGKCSNSAQTCYNHCGSLHKQFTIQPGEEVRFAYVLGIGKGNGERLREKYQDTANVDSAFQGIKDHWDERCNKFQVKSPNEGLDTMINTWTLYQAETCVVWSRFASFIEVGGRTGLGYRDTAQDAISVPHANPQMTKKRIIDLLRGQVKAGYGLHLFDPDWFDPEKADVEPSKSPTVVPTPSDDDKIHGIDDTCSDDHLWIVPTIIKYVMETGEHDFFDEVIPYADGGEATVYEHMKAALNFSAEYVGQTGICKGLRADWNDCLNLGGGESSMVSFLHFWALQEFLDLAKFRNNDADIAKYTEMAANVREACETHLWDDEGGWYIRGLTKNGDKIGTAQQTEGRVHLESNTLAVLSGAVSQERGEKAMDAVDENLFSEYGLHLNSPSFATPNDDIGFVTRVYQGVKENGAIFSHPNPWAWVAEAKLGRGDRAMKFYDALNPYNQNDMIETRYAEPYSYVQFIMGKDHQDHGRANHPWLTGTSGWAYFAVTNFILGVRTGFEGLTVDPCIPTDWPEFEVTRQWRGATYNITVQNPNSVSKGVASITINGEQIEGAIPVQAEGSVNEVIVVLG, from the coding sequence ATGAAATACGGCTATTTCGATAACGACAATCGCGAATACGTCATCACTCGCCCTGATGTACCAGCACCTTGGACCAACTACCTAGGTACTGAAAAGTTTTGTACCGTGATTTCGCACAATGCAGGCGGTTACTCGTTCTACAATTCTCCGGAATACAACCGTGTTACTAAGTTCCGTCCAAACGGCACATTCGACCGTCCAGGACATTATGTTTACCTGCGTGACGATGAGACGGGTGATTACTGGTCTATCTCTTGGCAGCCAGTGGCAAAAAGCCTAGATGAAGCGAACTACGAAGTTCGTCATGGTCTGTCATACTCAAAGTTCAAATGTGAATACAGCGGTATTACGGCAACTAAAACGCTATTCGTTCCTAAAGGTGAAGATGCGGAAGTTTGGGATGTCGTGCTGAAGAACAACACTGACAAGCCAAGAACCATCAGCACTTTCTCATTTGTTGAGTTCTCTTTCAGTCATATTCAATCAGATAACCAGAACCATCAGATGTCTCTATACTCTGCGGGTACATCTTACCAAGAAGGTGTTCTGGAATACGACTTGTACTACAACACCAACGACTTTGAAGGCTTCTACTACCTAGCATCTACCTTCTCGCCAGACAGCTACGATGGTCAGCGTGACAACTTCCTTGGCATGTACCGTGACGAAGCAAACCCAATCGCGGTTGAAAATGGCAAGTGTTCTAACAGCGCTCAAACCTGTTACAACCACTGTGGTTCTCTGCATAAGCAATTTACAATTCAACCGGGTGAAGAGGTTCGCTTTGCGTACGTACTAGGTATCGGCAAAGGCAACGGTGAGCGCCTACGTGAGAAATACCAAGACACAGCCAACGTAGATTCGGCTTTCCAAGGCATCAAAGATCACTGGGACGAGCGTTGCAACAAATTCCAAGTTAAGTCGCCAAACGAAGGCTTAGACACCATGATCAACACGTGGACACTATACCAAGCGGAAACCTGTGTAGTTTGGTCGCGCTTTGCATCCTTCATTGAAGTTGGCGGTCGTACAGGTCTTGGTTACCGTGATACTGCGCAAGATGCGATTTCAGTGCCTCATGCCAACCCACAAATGACCAAGAAACGTATTATCGATCTGCTTCGTGGCCAAGTGAAAGCGGGCTACGGCCTACACTTGTTCGATCCTGACTGGTTCGATCCAGAGAAAGCAGACGTTGAGCCTTCAAAATCACCAACGGTTGTTCCAACGCCTTCAGACGACGACAAGATCCACGGCATTGACGATACCTGTTCTGATGATCACTTGTGGATCGTCCCAACCATCATCAAGTACGTGATGGAAACGGGTGAACACGATTTCTTTGACGAAGTGATTCCATACGCAGACGGCGGCGAAGCGACCGTTTACGAACACATGAAAGCCGCACTGAACTTCTCTGCTGAGTACGTAGGTCAAACCGGTATCTGTAAAGGTCTACGTGCTGACTGGAATGACTGTTTGAACCTAGGTGGCGGTGAATCTTCAATGGTTTCATTCCTACACTTCTGGGCGCTACAAGAATTCCTAGATCTTGCTAAGTTCCGTAATAACGATGCTGATATCGCTAAATACACAGAAATGGCAGCTAACGTTCGCGAAGCGTGTGAAACACACCTATGGGATGACGAGGGTGGTTGGTACATCCGTGGTCTGACTAAAAATGGCGATAAGATCGGTACCGCTCAACAAACTGAAGGTCGTGTACACCTTGAGTCAAACACGCTAGCGGTTCTATCTGGCGCGGTATCTCAAGAGCGTGGCGAGAAAGCGATGGACGCAGTTGATGAGAACCTGTTCTCTGAATACGGCTTACACCTAAACTCTCCATCATTTGCTACACCAAATGACGATATCGGCTTTGTGACTCGCGTTTACCAAGGCGTTAAAGAGAACGGTGCTATCTTCTCTCACCCGAACCCATGGGCTTGGGTAGCAGAAGCGAAGTTAGGCCGTGGTGACCGTGCGATGAAATTCTACGACGCACTAAACCCATACAACCAAAACGACATGATTGAAACGCGCTACGCAGAACCATACTCGTACGTGCAATTCATCATGGGTAAAGACCACCAAGACCACGGCCGTGCAAACCACCCTTGGTTAACAGGTACGTCGGGTTGGGCTTACTTTGCGGTAACCAACTTCATTCTTGGTGTTCGCACAGGCTTCGAAGGCTTAACCGTAGATCCTTGTATCCCAACTGATTGGCCAGAATTCGAGGTAACTCGTCAATGGCGCGGTGCGACTTACAACATCACAGTTCAAAACCCGAATTCAGTAAGTAAGGGCGTTGCCTCTATCACGATTAACGGTGAACAGATTGAAGGCGCAATCCCAGTACAAGCAGAAGGCAGCGTGAACGAAGTTATCGTTGTACTCGGCTAA
- a CDS encoding phosphoglucomutase/phosphomannomutase family protein, translating to MIKFGTGGWRAFIGEEFTRENVRLVAQALSNIINNEDAAKNGFVIGYDRRFLSDKAACWFAEVLAANNIKVSFIDKFVPTPIVMFQAKEMGCVYSACITASHNPADYNGIKIFIEGGRDADEIITEKIEQQISTLTSEDVVRVDFEQALNDKEIEIINPMNAFVDSIINAIDIESIKQANLRVLIDPMFGVAKNALQTVLISARCDVDVINDGKNPDFGGLMPSPSAATLYRLKHLVAAEGYDIGIGTDGDADRLGIIDEKGHFIHPNEVLLLLYYYLLEYKGWKGSVVRNIATTHLLDKVAADHGEKSFEVPVGFKHISSQMEADDSLIGGESSGGLTIRGHIKGKDGVFASSLLVEMISVTGKKLSELLDEIYSKYGYAYTAEGDCKFKPSEKEALYTKIYVEKQLPEFEYEIEKVSYEDGAKVYFKNGGWVIARFSGTEPLLRIFAEMEDKDTAEHVLQKVKDFLSL from the coding sequence ATGATTAAATTTGGTACTGGCGGCTGGCGCGCGTTTATTGGTGAAGAGTTCACCAGAGAAAACGTCCGCTTAGTGGCACAAGCACTCTCTAACATCATCAATAATGAAGATGCAGCGAAAAATGGCTTCGTTATCGGCTATGACCGCCGCTTCCTTTCAGATAAAGCCGCGTGCTGGTTTGCTGAAGTATTGGCCGCCAACAACATCAAAGTGAGCTTTATCGACAAGTTCGTTCCGACTCCTATCGTGATGTTCCAAGCGAAGGAAATGGGATGTGTTTACTCTGCGTGTATTACCGCTTCTCACAACCCAGCAGACTATAACGGTATTAAGATCTTCATTGAAGGTGGCCGTGATGCTGACGAGATCATCACAGAAAAGATCGAACAACAAATTTCGACCCTAACCAGTGAAGATGTCGTCAGAGTCGATTTTGAACAAGCATTGAACGACAAAGAAATTGAAATCATCAATCCGATGAACGCCTTTGTTGACTCGATCATCAACGCGATTGATATTGAATCGATTAAACAAGCCAACTTACGTGTCCTGATCGACCCAATGTTTGGTGTAGCGAAAAACGCACTGCAAACCGTGTTAATCAGCGCTCGCTGTGATGTTGATGTAATCAATGATGGTAAAAACCCAGACTTCGGCGGCTTGATGCCTTCTCCAAGTGCAGCAACGCTGTATCGCTTGAAGCACTTAGTTGCGGCTGAAGGTTACGACATTGGTATTGGTACTGATGGCGATGCCGACCGCTTAGGCATCATCGATGAAAAAGGTCACTTCATTCATCCTAACGAAGTGCTACTGCTGCTTTACTACTACCTACTGGAATACAAAGGTTGGAAAGGCTCTGTCGTTCGTAATATCGCAACCACACACCTGCTTGATAAAGTCGCTGCGGATCATGGTGAAAAGAGCTTTGAGGTTCCTGTAGGCTTTAAGCATATCAGTTCTCAAATGGAAGCCGACGACTCACTGATTGGTGGCGAAAGTTCGGGTGGTTTAACCATTCGTGGTCACATCAAAGGTAAGGATGGCGTATTCGCATCAAGCTTATTGGTTGAGATGATCAGTGTGACAGGTAAGAAACTCTCTGAGTTGCTTGATGAAATCTACTCTAAGTATGGTTATGCGTATACGGCGGAAGGGGATTGCAAATTCAAACCTTCAGAGAAAGAAGCGCTCTACACCAAAATCTACGTGGAGAAACAACTGCCTGAATTTGAATACGAAATTGAAAAAGTCAGCTATGAAGATGGCGCTAAGGTGTACTTCAAGAATGGCGGCTGGGTCATTGCTCGCTTCTCAGGAACAGAGCCGTTACTACGAATCTTCGCAGAAATGGAAGATAAAGACACTGCAGAACATGTTCTTCAAAAAGTGAAAGACTTCCTCTCTCTATAG
- a CDS encoding ABC transporter ATP-binding protein: MSCALSIKDLTCKYESQTILESLSLEVEHGEIVCLLGASGCGKTTLLKAIAGLLPLSSGVMSLNCQVIDDAANWLPPEQRNIGMIFQDYALFPHLTVNQNVAFGLRDMSEQDKAAKVKEMLELVHLDQFGDRYPHQLSGGQQQRVAIARSLAYKPDLLLLDEPFSNIDTQVRHELISQIRKIFKKQGVTAIFVTHSREEAFAFADKMAVMNHGVIEQYGSASELYFHPSSKFVADFLGGGSYLGAQRISEHEFETSLGLIEAKAQTQIEIGAECALLLRPQHIVASHDVDSNLSVLEQQFMGDHCRYVIEANGQKLLATSSEALEFGMPVTVKVDTKGVLAF, encoded by the coding sequence ATGAGTTGTGCATTATCAATTAAAGATCTGACTTGTAAGTACGAGTCCCAAACTATTTTGGAATCTCTTTCTTTAGAAGTTGAGCATGGTGAAATTGTTTGTCTGCTTGGTGCCAGTGGTTGTGGTAAGACGACGCTGCTTAAAGCGATTGCTGGCCTGCTTCCATTAAGCAGTGGTGTCATGAGCCTGAACTGCCAAGTGATTGATGACGCTGCGAATTGGTTACCACCAGAGCAGCGCAACATTGGTATGATCTTCCAAGACTATGCTCTGTTTCCACACCTTACTGTGAATCAGAACGTGGCATTTGGTCTGCGTGATATGTCTGAGCAAGATAAGGCTGCGAAAGTTAAAGAGATGCTTGAGCTTGTTCATCTTGACCAGTTTGGCGATCGTTATCCTCATCAGCTATCTGGTGGACAACAACAACGTGTCGCGATTGCGCGCTCGTTGGCATATAAGCCAGACCTGCTGCTATTGGATGAACCGTTTTCTAACATTGATACCCAAGTGCGTCATGAGTTGATTTCTCAGATTCGTAAAATCTTTAAGAAGCAGGGTGTGACGGCTATTTTTGTGACTCACAGTCGTGAAGAGGCGTTTGCCTTTGCTGACAAGATGGCAGTAATGAATCATGGTGTCATCGAACAATACGGCTCGGCGTCAGAATTGTACTTCCACCCATCAAGCAAGTTTGTTGCAGACTTCTTAGGCGGCGGTAGTTATTTAGGTGCACAACGTATTTCTGAACATGAGTTTGAGACAAGCTTAGGTTTGATTGAAGCGAAAGCGCAGACTCAGATCGAAATTGGTGCTGAATGTGCGTTGTTGTTAAGGCCTCAGCACATTGTGGCGAGCCACGATGTCGACAGTAATCTTTCGGTGTTAGAACAGCAGTTTATGGGTGACCACTGTCGTTACGTGATTGAAGCTAATGGCCAGAAATTATTAGCAACGTCTTCAGAAGCACTTGAGTTCGGTATGCCGGTAACGGTGAAAGTCGACACCAAAGGCGTATTGGCTTTCTAA